One genomic window of Paenibacillus xylanilyticus includes the following:
- a CDS encoding ArsR/SmtB family transcription factor: MLELSFEDPDKLVTVTHALSTRSRVDILRLLNSKNLNIVEIAEALKLPVSTVANNIKILEAARLINTELLPASRGAMKVCSRNYDDIHIALNLEKAGPRGGVQVYEVDMPIGHYSDCEVSPTCGMANADGMIIREDEPASFFHPKHIGAQIMWFRKGYVEYLMPLELPPGARIESLEVSMEMCSEAPNYDHNWPSDISVWINGVEIGMWTCPGDFGDRRGNLNPAWWHEWSTQYGLLKTWRVDKEKTSLDMEKVSPVTLNQLNLLDSHKLRLRVGIKPDAVHQGGMNLFGREFGDHDQNIKMTINYVMNPDVD, translated from the coding sequence ATGCTTGAGCTTAGTTTTGAAGACCCGGACAAGCTGGTAACGGTTACCCATGCTTTATCTACACGTTCCCGGGTAGATATCCTCCGCCTCCTTAATTCCAAAAACCTCAATATTGTGGAGATTGCTGAAGCTCTTAAACTTCCGGTATCCACTGTAGCCAACAATATCAAGATTTTGGAGGCTGCAAGATTAATTAATACAGAGCTGCTGCCGGCTTCTCGCGGCGCGATGAAGGTATGCAGTCGTAATTATGATGATATACACATTGCACTGAATTTGGAGAAGGCGGGTCCCAGAGGAGGTGTTCAAGTCTATGAGGTAGACATGCCCATAGGTCATTATAGCGATTGCGAGGTATCCCCAACCTGTGGCATGGCCAATGCGGATGGAATGATTATACGTGAGGATGAACCTGCGAGTTTCTTTCACCCAAAGCATATTGGAGCTCAGATCATGTGGTTTCGAAAAGGATATGTTGAATATTTGATGCCACTGGAACTACCGCCCGGAGCAAGGATTGAATCGCTTGAAGTATCTATGGAAATGTGTTCTGAGGCGCCTAACTACGATCACAACTGGCCTTCCGATATTTCGGTATGGATTAATGGCGTGGAGATTGGCATGTGGACATGTCCTGGGGACTTTGGTGACAGAAGGGGAAATCTTAATCCCGCCTGGTGGCATGAGTGGTCAACCCAATATGGTTTGCTAAAGACCTGGCGAGTAGACAAGGAGAAGACTTCGCTTGATATGGAGAAGGTTTCCCCTGTTACATTAAATCAACTGAACCTCCTGGATAGTCACAAATTGCGCTTGCGGGTGGGCATCAAACCGGATGCTGTTCACCAAGGTGGGATGAACCTGTTTGGCAGAGAATTTGGAGATCACGATCAGAACATCAAAATGACCATCAATTACGTAATGAATCCTGATGTGGATTGA
- a CDS encoding ABC transporter substrate-binding protein: MKRRVGLLALTLLLSVSMILSACSGNSGGADDDAASDGKVSLSFWTLFDGGDGANMQALVDEFNKTHPDIEVKNTKLAWGEYYTKLVTAVGNGNGPDIGISHSSRLPDLIDQGVVTELDTPAADAGVDWNSYNQNLLSAVTVDDQHYAVPIDTHAFIMFYNKKLLKEAGLLGEDGKPVLEQSADGFVSFLKTLKEKLPAKVTPFALSNNNDDPFRLWWSLYSQLGGNDVISDDLKSAAIDKEKGIQAADYIQKLYTEGYIKKNDPDFYKNFQSGTAAMTMTGVWTTGTWESTKDFEFGAMPIPKFYDQEATWGDSHTIILPLTQDEDEAKRKAAMIFADWVADNGQVWAKAGHIPSKPSVLEKQEFKDMPYRSDYSEVASVVKFSKKSTKTAQIREEVAFKFLNEVWVNKMTPADAMNNMEAGIQKILSE, translated from the coding sequence ATGAAAAGAAGAGTGGGCTTGTTGGCACTAACATTACTTCTCTCTGTGTCTATGATTTTAAGTGCATGCAGTGGAAACAGTGGTGGTGCCGACGATGATGCCGCAAGTGATGGGAAAGTGAGCTTGTCCTTCTGGACATTGTTCGATGGTGGCGATGGGGCAAACATGCAAGCATTAGTTGATGAATTCAACAAAACCCATCCGGACATCGAAGTGAAAAATACCAAGCTTGCCTGGGGCGAGTATTATACCAAACTTGTCACCGCGGTTGGTAACGGCAACGGACCGGACATCGGCATATCCCATTCCTCTAGGCTGCCCGATCTGATTGATCAGGGGGTAGTCACTGAACTCGATACACCCGCTGCAGATGCAGGCGTAGATTGGAATTCCTACAATCAAAATCTTTTGAGTGCGGTTACAGTAGACGATCAGCATTATGCAGTACCCATTGATACACATGCTTTTATCATGTTTTACAATAAAAAGCTGCTAAAAGAAGCTGGTCTGCTTGGCGAAGACGGAAAACCCGTGTTGGAACAATCAGCTGATGGTTTTGTAAGTTTCCTTAAAACATTAAAAGAAAAGTTGCCAGCAAAGGTTACACCATTTGCATTATCCAATAACAATGATGATCCTTTCCGTCTATGGTGGTCATTGTATTCGCAATTGGGTGGAAATGATGTCATATCGGACGATCTGAAATCTGCGGCGATTGATAAAGAAAAGGGGATCCAAGCAGCCGACTATATCCAGAAGTTGTATACCGAAGGCTACATCAAGAAAAATGATCCGGACTTTTATAAAAATTTCCAAAGCGGAACAGCCGCAATGACCATGACGGGTGTCTGGACGACAGGGACATGGGAATCCACCAAAGATTTTGAGTTTGGTGCGATGCCGATACCTAAATTTTACGACCAGGAAGCAACATGGGGAGACTCTCACACGATTATTCTGCCTTTGACTCAGGATGAAGACGAAGCAAAACGGAAAGCAGCGATGATTTTCGCCGATTGGGTTGCAGATAATGGCCAGGTATGGGCCAAAGCCGGTCATATTCCTTCCAAACCATCCGTTCTGGAAAAACAGGAATTTAAGGATATGCCTTACCGAAGCGATTATTCTGAAGTAGCAAGTGTCGTTAAGTTTAGCAAAAAATCAACCAAAACTGCCCAAATCCGTGAAGAAGTCGCCTTTAAATTTTTGAATGAAGTATGGGTCAATAAAATGACTCCGGCTGATGCCATGAACAACATGGAGGCAGGCATTCAGAAAATACTGAGTGAGTAG
- a CDS encoding carbohydrate ABC transporter permease — translation MKFKKMRTEMQALVFLLPFLIVYVLFTIWPMIKGIEMTFYKWTLIKKMDFVGLDNFRKVLQDREVWEAIWHSTFFVFLSTPTMIILAIVLALIANRKSALQKFYRIIFFIPSVLSVAVAAYLGLFVFQPYTGFVNSVLHLIGLLPQNSEIFWLTETNLAWIVITVVTLWWTVGFNFILYLSALQEIPDEIYEAARLDGASDSQIFWRITLPYLSPLTKTITMLQIIASYKVFMQIYVITGGGPLDQTRPIIQLIYQTGFRNNNLGYAATMSYILFFILLVLSVLQYWMNNRKGVDR, via the coding sequence ATGAAGTTCAAAAAAATGAGGACGGAGATGCAGGCACTTGTCTTTCTGCTTCCTTTCCTAATTGTGTATGTATTGTTTACCATCTGGCCGATGATTAAAGGCATTGAAATGACCTTTTACAAATGGACACTCATTAAGAAAATGGACTTTGTTGGCCTGGATAACTTCCGCAAGGTACTTCAGGACAGGGAAGTCTGGGAAGCGATATGGCACTCGACCTTCTTTGTTTTTCTAAGTACTCCGACCATGATTATACTTGCCATTGTGCTGGCTCTGATTGCGAATCGAAAATCGGCTCTGCAAAAGTTTTATCGGATTATCTTTTTTATCCCAAGTGTACTCTCGGTGGCAGTCGCAGCTTATCTGGGGTTGTTCGTATTCCAGCCTTATACCGGGTTTGTCAATTCTGTACTGCATCTCATTGGCCTGTTACCCCAAAATTCCGAAATTTTCTGGCTGACCGAAACAAACCTGGCCTGGATCGTCATTACCGTTGTAACGTTGTGGTGGACGGTAGGTTTTAACTTTATTCTGTATTTGTCGGCGCTTCAGGAAATACCGGATGAGATCTATGAAGCTGCACGATTGGATGGAGCGAGTGACTCGCAAATATTTTGGAGAATTACTCTTCCATATCTATCTCCACTCACCAAAACCATAACCATGCTGCAAATTATCGCTTCATACAAGGTCTTCATGCAGATCTATGTTATCACAGGCGGTGGCCCGCTGGATCAGACACGTCCGATTATCCAGTTAATCTATCAAACCGGATTTAGAAATAACAACCTCGGTTATGCCGCGACGATGTCCTATATTTTATTCTTCATACTCCTGGTGTTATCCGTGCTGCAATACTGGATGAACAACCGGAAGGGAGTGGATAGATGA
- a CDS encoding carbohydrate ABC transporter permease, whose protein sequence is MMKWLFRISSALMAVLFAAPLVWMLVVSIKEEGMKIITVLDWFMPPYSLAVYEEILTTTKLSQWIANSLFVAVIVTVLTVIFAAMAGFALSKVPFRYRTIVFFFILGGLLIPGEATIIPLYQVAKDLHLLNSYSGLIIPALASPVAVIVLKSFFDGVPNDLLESVQIDGGGFWRIFTSIMLPLTRPAMASMAILTFIGSWNNFLWPVPFDHRR, encoded by the coding sequence ATGATGAAGTGGCTGTTTCGTATAAGTTCTGCATTGATGGCTGTACTGTTTGCGGCTCCGTTGGTTTGGATGCTTGTTGTATCGATCAAGGAAGAAGGCATGAAGATCATTACAGTCCTGGATTGGTTTATGCCTCCGTATTCACTGGCTGTGTATGAAGAGATTCTAACGACGACCAAATTGTCTCAATGGATTGCCAACAGTTTGTTCGTGGCCGTCATTGTAACGGTGCTTACTGTCATTTTTGCAGCAATGGCGGGGTTTGCGCTATCCAAGGTCCCATTTCGCTATCGTACCATTGTTTTCTTTTTCATCCTTGGAGGGCTGTTAATTCCGGGGGAAGCTACCATTATTCCACTCTATCAGGTGGCAAAAGATCTTCATTTGCTGAATTCGTACAGCGGACTCATCATTCCGGCTCTTGCCTCGCCCGTAGCTGTCATTGTACTCAAAAGTTTCTTTGACGGTGTTCCCAATGATCTGCTCGAAAGTGTACAGATTGATGGGGGTGGCTTCTGGAGAATTTTCACCAGCATCATGTTACCTCTCACTCGTCCAGCAATGGCTTCCATGGCCATTCTGACGTTTATCGGTTCCTGGAACAACTTCCTGTGGCCCGTTCCTTTCGATCACCGACGATAA
- a CDS encoding glycoside hydrolase family 2 protein: MTTQFYNKDYPRPQFVRKDWLNLNGEWDFSFDDHQVGESEHWYDQAEFPEGLKIKVPFTYETQASGIGIETFHPLVWYRKLVTIPQEVKGKRTILHFQGVDYRAKCWVNGRVAGEHEGGYAAFFFDITPYLTYGSENNIVLEVADSQSAMQPRGKQRWVDENFECFYVQSTGIWKSVWLEHVSEARVETVKMTPDIDRHMIRLDFQLNGIEGRNNLRLETRIELKGQHVQTISLSPDRPWMTVEASVKHEAGGPWKQSLWSPDSPNLYDIEFVLYENEKEIDRVHSYFGMRKISIENGQVLLNNAPLYQRLILDQGYWPESHLTPPSVEALIEDIDKIAEMGYNGIRKHMKLEDPRFLYWCDVKGMLVWSEMAATFEFNDEAVSRFTKEWLEIVPQQYNHPSVITWVPFNESWGIPTIAHEVAQQQFTQSIYHLTKAIDPYRPVITNDGWEHTVSDILTIHDYVESGDVFLERYQDKDMIVTNKVSSNRWKFAFAEGYEYKGQPIIISEFGGIAFQSDKGWGYGNQVDSVEAFVERFRSITGAIKAIPYISGYCYTQVTDVQQEINGLLTEDRQPKVPLEVIRKINLA; the protein is encoded by the coding sequence ATGACAACCCAATTTTACAATAAGGATTATCCAAGACCACAGTTTGTACGTAAAGACTGGCTGAATTTGAATGGCGAATGGGATTTTAGTTTTGATGACCATCAGGTGGGTGAGAGTGAACATTGGTATGATCAAGCTGAATTTCCGGAAGGACTCAAAATTAAAGTTCCCTTTACCTATGAAACTCAGGCAAGCGGAATCGGAATCGAGACATTTCATCCACTGGTTTGGTATCGCAAACTGGTAACCATTCCTCAAGAGGTTAAGGGCAAGAGAACTATTCTTCATTTCCAAGGGGTGGATTATCGCGCCAAATGCTGGGTGAATGGAAGGGTTGCGGGTGAGCATGAGGGGGGATATGCAGCATTTTTCTTCGACATTACACCTTATCTTACTTACGGTTCGGAGAACAATATTGTTCTTGAAGTAGCGGACAGTCAGAGTGCAATGCAGCCGCGGGGGAAACAGCGCTGGGTCGATGAAAATTTTGAATGCTTTTATGTGCAAAGCACCGGAATTTGGAAGAGTGTCTGGCTGGAGCATGTGAGTGAAGCAAGGGTCGAAACGGTCAAGATGACGCCCGATATCGACCGTCATATGATTCGTTTGGACTTTCAATTGAATGGGATTGAAGGCAGGAACAACTTGCGTCTGGAAACAAGGATTGAGCTGAAGGGTCAGCATGTGCAAACCATCAGCCTGTCTCCGGATAGACCTTGGATGACGGTAGAGGCCAGTGTCAAACATGAGGCGGGCGGCCCGTGGAAACAGTCGTTGTGGTCTCCGGATTCACCAAACCTGTACGATATTGAGTTTGTTTTGTACGAAAATGAGAAGGAAATCGATCGGGTGCATTCCTATTTCGGCATGCGAAAAATATCGATTGAAAATGGGCAGGTTCTGCTGAATAATGCTCCGCTCTATCAACGACTTATTCTGGATCAGGGTTATTGGCCTGAAAGCCATTTGACTCCTCCATCGGTGGAAGCGCTGATCGAAGATATTGATAAAATTGCCGAGATGGGATATAACGGCATTCGCAAACATATGAAACTGGAAGATCCCCGCTTTTTATATTGGTGTGATGTAAAAGGGATGCTGGTTTGGTCGGAAATGGCGGCGACCTTTGAATTCAATGATGAAGCGGTTAGCCGTTTCACCAAGGAGTGGCTCGAGATTGTACCACAACAATATAATCATCCAAGCGTGATCACCTGGGTTCCGTTTAATGAATCATGGGGAATACCGACAATCGCTCATGAGGTGGCACAGCAGCAGTTTACGCAATCCATCTATCATCTGACCAAAGCCATTGATCCTTATCGTCCGGTCATTACCAATGACGGATGGGAGCATACGGTATCGGATATTTTGACCATCCATGATTATGTGGAGTCAGGAGATGTCTTTTTGGAACGTTATCAGGATAAGGACATGATTGTAACCAACAAGGTCTCCTCTAATCGATGGAAGTTTGCTTTTGCGGAAGGTTACGAGTATAAAGGACAGCCCATTATCATCAGTGAATTCGGGGGCATTGCCTTTCAATCGGATAAAGGCTGGGGCTATGGCAATCAGGTGGACTCCGTTGAAGCCTTTGTTGAACGTTTTCGTTCCATTACGGGAGCGATCAAGGCCATTCCTTATATCTCGGGCTACTGTTATACACAGGTCACGGATGTGCAGCAGGAGATTAATGGTCTGTTAACTGAAGACCGTCAGCCGAAAGTGCCGCTGGAAGTCATCCGCAAAATCAATCTCGCATAA